A genome region from Aphelocoma coerulescens isolate FSJ_1873_10779 chromosome Z unlocalized genomic scaffold, UR_Acoe_1.0 ChrZ, whole genome shotgun sequence includes the following:
- the TMEM171 gene encoding transmembrane protein 171, protein MYPVAVPAPGGEGSNGQHGKLIFFLFVFGAVLLCAGFLLSVFILQSCPSGSFSDCNEVLKAAGPVLAVTGLVCVLLARSRARMYIRQRQLQNEQVYSLVFCHGNCQFAQFLIFGFLFLTSGMLISILGIWVPGCSPGWHTIQLNHTGNSDVDLQGCGFLSLQIMGPLIVLTGLCFFVIAHVKKKQNLNLSQESCESEEHPQNHESFQVTVGDAVMIFPPPPPPYFADPMSPTLTHCLMSSVLPTSENPPPYHSIFSDGAQLADDEGTVAVRDYESIYTISGSSSPSDILPMLYLSSESPPKYEEKASITNNEYSPSSSSSFSSISLATSDTSS, encoded by the exons ATGTATCCAGTGGCTGTTCCTGCACCAGGAGGTGAAGGAAGTAATGGACAACATGGgaaacttatttttttcctttttgtttttggAGCTGTGTTGCTCTGTGCTGGATTCCTTCTTTCAGTCTTTATTCTCCAGTCGTGTCCATCTGGAAGCTTCAGTGACTGTAACGAGGTCCTTAAGGCTGCTGGGCCAGTGCTGGCTGTAACTGGACTGGTTTGTGTTTTACTGGCACGATCAAGGGCCAGGATGTATATAAGACAAAGACAATTGCAAAATGAGCAGGTGTACAGCCTTGTTTTTTGTCATGGGAACTGTCAGTTTGCCCAGTTTCTCATATTTGGATTCCTGTTTTTAACTAGTGGAATGCTAATTAGCATCCTGGGCATTTGGGTTCCTGgttgcagccctggctggcatACGATACAGCTCAACCACACTGGCAATTCTGATGTGGACCTCCAGGGCTGTGGATTCCTGTCACTTCAAATCATGGGACCTTTGATTGTGCTCACTGGGTTGTGTTTCTTTGTGATAGCTCATgttaaaaagaagcaaaacttAAATCTCAGCCAAGAATCCTGTGAAAGTGAAGAACATCCTCAGAATCACGAGTCTTTTCAGGTTACAGTAG GTGATGCTGTAATGATATTCCCACCCCCACCACCTCCTTATTTTGCTGACCCTATGTCACCAACTCTGACACACTGTCTTATGTCAAGTGTTTTGCCTACAAGTGAAAATCCTCCACCATACCACTCTATCTTCAGTGATGG AGCACAGCTTGCTGATGATGAAGGAACAGTTGCTGTTAGAGACTATGAATCCATATATACAATTTCTGGAAGCAGCTCACCTTCAGATATTTTACCAATGCTGTACCTTTCTTCTGAATCACCAccaaaatatgaagaaaaagcaTCAATAACAAATAATGAATATTCACCATCTTCTTCCTCATCTTTTTCATCTATTTCCTTAGCCACATCTGACACCAGCTCATAA